In the genome of Populus nigra chromosome 9, ddPopNigr1.1, whole genome shotgun sequence, one region contains:
- the LOC133703830 gene encoding LOW QUALITY PROTEIN: serine/threonine-protein phosphatase PP-X isozyme 2-like (The sequence of the model RefSeq protein was modified relative to this genomic sequence to represent the inferred CDS: substituted 2 bases at 2 genomic stop codons), producing MSDLDRQIEQLKKCEPLKESEVKALCLKAMEILVEESNVQRVDAPVTICGDIHGQFYDMKELFKVGGDCPKTNYLFLGDFVDRGFYSVETFLLLLALKVHFIIIYWNLRYSVETCMLLLLTRFFLLLIHKNASDNIFQFXLXCWYISLSALIENKVFSVHGGLSPAISTLDQIRTIDRKQEVPHDGAMCDLLWSDPEDIVDGWGLSPRGAGFLFGGSVVTSFTHSNNIDYICRAHQLVMEGYKWMFRNQIVTVWSAPNYCYRCGNVAAILELDENLNKQFRVFDAAPQESRGAPSKKPAPDYFL from the exons ATGTCAGACCTCGACAGGCAAATTGAGCAACTGAAGAAGTGCGAGCCATTGAAGGAATCGGAAGTGAAAGCACTTTGCCTCAAAGCTATGGAAATCCTCGTCGAAGAGAGCAACGTTCAACGCGTCGATGCTCCCGTCACT ATATGTGGTGATATTCATGGGCAGTTTTATGACATGAAAGAGCTTTTCAAAGTAGGAGGGGATTGCCCAAAGACTAACTACTTGTTTCTTGGAGATTTTGTTGACAGAGGATTTTACTCCGTTGAGACATTTCTGCTTCTACTAGCCCTTAAGgtacattttattattatctattgGAATTTAAGGTACTCTGTTGAGACATGTAtgcttttattattaacaaGGTTCTTTCTCTTACTGATACACA AAAATGCTTCTGACAACATTTTTCAATTCTAATTGTGATGTTGGTATATCAGTCTGTCAGCACTGATTGAGAATAAGGTTTTTAGTGTCCATGGTGGTCTCTCTCCTGCCATATCAACGTTGGATCAG ATCCGAACAATTGATAGGAAGCAAGAAGTACCTCACGATGGTGCCATGTGTGATCTTCTTTGGTCAGACCCTGAAGATATTGTCGATGGTTGGGGGTTGAGTCCACGTGGTGCCGGTTTTCTATTTGGTGGCAGTGTGGTCACTTCTTTCACCCACTCAAACAATATTGATTACATATGCCGTGCTCATCAGCTGGTGATGGAGGGGTATAAGTGGATGTTCAGGAACCAAATAGTCACTGTCTGGTCGGCTCCAAACTACTGTTACAG ATGTGGTAACGTTGCTGCAATCCTTGAGCTGGATGAGAATCTTAACAAGCAGTTTCGCGTGTTTGATGCTGCTCCACAG GAATCAAGAGGCGCACCTTCCAAAAAACCAGCACCCGATTACTTCTTATGA